The genomic DNA CAGTAAACAGACCATCCTGGTCAATGAGAGTGGTTATCAGAGTAGCTGCCAAAATGTGCATGGTAAcactgagaagctgcagagatcctcAGTTTAGGTGTAAAGTAATGTTGACAGGACAATGGTTAGTTGAGAACTCTAGAAATCAGCCAATTAAAGTCCATGCATTATTTGTCTTCCACTCTGAAATTTTGGAAAACTTAGTACTGCTCTATTATGcaaacaaccaataaaatacatgaaagtttctggctgtaatgtgacaagaTGTAGAAAAGTGCTAAGGTTATTGGTATTCACTTGAGTCTCTTAACAAGGAGTGCTGACAAGTCTTGAAAGTCTTTTAACCTCACAAACCTCACAAAAAGCTTCTCATTGGTAAATATTGAGTGTAGCAGGTTGTACTTTGCCAGTACAAAAATTATGTGCTGACCAGCACTCATTGGATGGACCAAAAATAacaatggaaaaattaaaagggCTAAAAAAAGTTCTAAGAAGGAGAGCTgcatgatttcttttaaaatattgctaaatatttcaaaattaacagCTTAgtaatatatataattacaaaatgtcTGGTTTTCATCACAAGATCTGGAAGACAATCCAACCATCCCCtccaaatgataaaaaatgtattatgatCTTGGAACAACCCAGGAACCAACCAATCTGCCAAGAAAGTATGGCATATAAAAAGTTCCACAGAAATTGCAACAATAAATAACAGTTCCTCCCATACACTTTAGAAAGTGTATGGGAGGAACATTTTCTGCTTGATCTGCCAATTTAGACAATCACAGTTTCCCCTCTCTGATCTGTATGCAATcattaaaacagcaacaagtAGAAGGTCACAGGAACGAAGACAAATATTATACACGTTAGATATAAAAACCCATACAATGTCATTATTGTAATGTACTCAAAATATGAATGTCAGACAAAGATCACCAAATTTCCATTTGAACCACTTTGTCAAAGTCTCAAACATGCTAGTAGAGGGCAATGAATGAATTTACAGGAACAGGAGGATTTTTGTCAGCGAACAAAGAGCAGCTTTACCATCTGGGAAAGTAAAAGTGCAGCATGTGCAATTATCAAAAAGACTTCAAGCATCCATTGATAATAAAAAGGCAATGCAAACTTTTGGACCAATTTTTTGTGGtcatataattttaaaattcaaacggttgtttgataaatgtttcagtgaaacCACTAGCCATGAGTGAAAGAAATGCTTTCTTGTCATCATTCATACTCTGAGAAATTGTCAAGATATCAGAAATTCTGCCACTGTATGTAAACTAACGAGCACAACTGTATTACCTGCTGTATTAAAAAGTCAACTATGTCTGCTTTCATTGATGTAAAATTTAGAGAAGAGGAAGACTGTGCTAAGTGATATGCTAAGGTTGGACACATGACAGACAAGATGAGGGCACCTTTCAGTTATAGACATGTTTACTTGCGATCCAGAGAATTAATCTCTTCCCCAGATGTCCTGGGTAGTTTTTATGGAGCCTGTCCAGAGGTGATAAATCTAGATGCCGAGCCCATGTTTCCGCTTCCATTAGAGCCTTTGAGGGTCAACACATGGTTctgtctatttttaaaatggacCCCTCTTAGCCAGAGTACTATTACGCTCCACATTCTACCGGTGCATGATGATGGGTTTCAATGATGAATGTCGTTCTGACGTGATGTTCTCTGCTTTGTCCTAATGGAATGGTCTCCCGACACTACAGCTCTATGGAGAGTACCAGGAGAACCAGGGTGGCTCGGGCAGACGGGAGGCCACACGCCTGCTGACGGAGAGGCAGATCAAGAAACATggaaatcatcatcatcatcatggcCATGAGAGGACACAACACGGACATGGTCGCCATAGTCACGGCTACCAACATGGCAATCACAGCAGGCAAAAGACAAGGTTTCAGCCCAACGTGGAAAGTGAGGCTACAGATGAGCAAATGGCTGATAACGAATTTACCTCCATGAGGAAAATGCGATCCTTCTCTAAATGCAGAGGTTAGcatcatcaaataaaaatattcaagatgtGGCCCATTTTCTAATCTTCTGCTGCCTTGTTTTCACAGACTGCATAGCACAGGTGCAGCGGTTTCTTGTGACGAGGCTGGGAGAAGACTGGATCTTCCTGGTTCTACTGGGAATCACAATGGCTCTGGTCAGCTGGACCATGGACTATGCTAGTGCAAAAAGCCTGCAAGGTACAATTAAACACAGAGGGACACATTGGCAGTCAAGATTGCATGGTTAAGTGGTTACACAAAATGGAATCTCTCCCTACatgtttttccctttgtttCCCATTACACTTTAAGtcctttgtttccattttctagCATAATagtttcatcacatttttgGTCACCATTTTTGTCTTTACTCCGTACAGTTTCCactgtttcacagtttttcctCCTTGTCcaaatttctctttctttagCGTATAAATGGATTTATAAGGAACTGAAGGGAAACATCCCCCTGCAGTACCTGGCCTGGGTTTCCTATCCCCTGATATTTATCCTCTTCTCCTCCCTTTTCTGTCACCTGGTTTCTCCTCAAGCTATTGGTCTGTACCAACTCCACCCTCATGTTTACCTTCACGGTTCACTGTGAAAACCTGCATGTGCAGGAGAATATTTGTTTGCTCTTACTTAAAGTTATACTGGCTAAACCAATATCCATGATGTTTAGTTTAACTATGTTAATTTGCTCTGCATCAAGTTTGGTTGTTTAAGCtgattttttgaaaatgaagtTGAAATTCCCATATTTCTAAGTATTGTCCTCTGTCTTATacctcaaaacaatattttgttactttcccaacttttaaaatatatgaagaGGTATACAGATTTCAGTAAATGGTTCTCCAACATTGCCTTCCATAATGTGATGAAAATCTGAGCCAAACTGGCAAAGATTGTACTAAGactaaaagtacaaattttCATTTCATGGTAAGAATATCACAACTTAGAGATACCaatcaagaaacaaaaataactaataaccTATGTTGACCTTTTTCTGAATAACTTtatccaaacatttttccactaCAGTGTGAgcttaaagatgaaaaacaaattattttacttacagAGAAAACTGTGCTCCTACAAACTCAGTCTTGCCTTTTATCGTAAGGTTCTGGCATCCCTGAGTTGAAGACCATTCTGAGAGGGGTTGTTCTTAAGGAATATTTGACTCTGAAGGCTTTTATTGCAAAGGTCATCGGCCTGACTGCAGCTCTGGGCAGTGGGATGCCTGTAGGAAAAGAGGTAGGCAAAGAAATAACCCCAACCcctttgctttgtgtgtgtgtgtgtgtgtgtgtgatggtcAGTTTTTACTATTTGATGTAAATGTTCCTGTTCTCCTTCACCCAGGGTCCTTTTGTACACATCGCAAGCATCTGTGCAGCTGTTCTCAGCCGCTTCATGTCCTTCTTTTCAGGCGTGTATCAGGTAGGCTAAAGTTGGGAAACGCAACTTCCATGTAGATTGTTCCTGTAACTATAAATAATGTATATGATGGAAATATCTTGCAGTTTTTCCTTATTTCAATGACCTCTCCTTGCTCTTTGGATCAGTAGAATCCCTACTGCTATACAGACATCCTGACAGTGGGCTGTGCTGTTGGGGTGGGCTGCTGCTTTGGTACTCCACTTGGAGGTAGTCAACCATTTCcattttatctggatttttttatttgtttccttgttTATAGCCAACTTTACTTGCAATAAAACAGTCTTATACAGTAATGATGCAtagaaaagtatttattcaaGATAGTTCAGAATCTgactgaaaaatctgcaaaacattttttaatgacaaatgattaatttagtctgaaatatatatttgacatttttaaatgttgaaagataatcatttgatattttctgcatgtttgtgcCGTTGTTCTTTTTCTCCAACAGGTGTGCTCTTTAGCATTGAGGTAACATCCACATACTTTGCTGTGAGAAACTACTGGAGAGGATACTTTGCTGCTACATTTAGTGCCTTCATCTTTAGAGTGCTATCTGTGTTTAACAAAGATGCAGGTATGGATTGGAGAGAAAGATTTGCATGTGCCGTATGAATAGGAGCATTTATGTCTCTTCCACAAGGGGGAGCCATTTTTCTACTTTCCGTTATTAAACAAATTCGACTCTGTTTATGGGCTAAAACGCACTTCAGATCCAAACGTTCACTGATCTACTTTTATTATTGGACTGAGTTGCAAAAGGattcattaatttattcctctttttctctAGATTTTTAAAGGTTgagtcttttttgttgttttctagtGACCATCACTGCTCTGTTCAGGACAAACTTCCGTATGGATTTCCCCTTTGATCTTCAGGAACTTCCTGCATTCGCAATCATTGGGTGAGTGATTGAAAAATATAGAAACACACGTGGGGCCCCATTTTGATTGTATCCACATTTCAaccaaaatgtattatttcaaataaatgttggttgcctcagatgtttttatttttagaaattaacaAAACGTCTGAGGATATAAAGTAAACTCactaatgtaatttttatgccCCCATTTGTTCAGCAGTAAAAATCAAGAGGTTTAttctcagaaaataaacttgtgTAGAATGACTATTACAGACTTTTGAGCATTTACTTATTAGCTTACCAATATTCCAGCTATTTTAGTATGAaggaatatatttttagtaAGCCGTTTCGCTTTAATAGTGAATGCTGTAACTTTACGTTCCTCTCTGTCTTTGCAGAATTGCCTGTGGATTTTTTGGGGCGTTTTTTGTGTATCTGAACAGACAGGTGGTTCTGTTCATGAGACGACCAAATGCAATGACCCGCTTCCTGATTAAACAGTGAGTCTTTGTATGTTACAGTGTGAAGAATTTGTTTGTTGTATATGCTTAACTGAACACAAATTTATGAATTTTGTTTGCAGGTCATAACATTCTTCACAGACATATTCAAATAgttacttgtgtttttatgtaattaatagctatttttcttctcttcctctgtttctttctttgtgtgtgcgtgtgcgtgtgtgtgcgtgtgtgtgtgtgttttaacacTTCAAGTCGACTCATCTTTCCTGCTACTGTTACACTGGTCATTGCCACCTTGACCTTCCCACCAGGGTTTGGACAGTTTATGGCTGGAGAGGTCAGAGCgcaaatttgatcattttagccTGTCttaaagcaaaacataacagaacaaaaacaattctgttttgttttgttccataGCTACAACAACCAGTAGTTTCTATAAATAGGTACGATGACAACTATGTGTGTGCTTTCTACTCATAGCTGTTTTAACATTACATGGTTTTTCCTGAAGTTCAAacgtagatttttattttattttaaaaattattttttattaaaattttgtgaaacagggaacaagagaaaaataattaacagtgGTGGCACAGAATACAGCAATGCAATAAGTTAATTATTTGAACAAACtatttcaaataatataatgcattgatgcaaaaagaaaagataactTGAGGATTTCCACCTTCAACAGTTGCAAAATGAAGACTCCTGCTAAGGTATTCACACCCCTAAACtattctacattttgtcacattggaACCACACAGTCAGTAAATAGAGCTGTTCACAAATAAATCCCGGGCAAAGAAAGAATGATTCAGAAAAGCAGCAATTTGCCAcaagcaaacatgtggaagaaggtgctcaAGTCAGATGAGACAAAAGCTCAACCTTTTGCAACTATGTGCAAAATGCTTTGACAACCAAAGTTGCAATGAAATCGTTTTGATTGTTgtccacacagaaacacatttagcTTTAGCTATCTTGCAAATATAAATGAGTAAACATTTCAGTCAGCTTTCAAAGTTCAAATCTTTAAGAGACatcttttaaaactttctgcTGCAGTTGCAGTGAAAGGTAGTTATGTAAAAAGCTGACACACAGGGGCTGAATATACTGTAGAtgcacacctttcagatttattttctaaaaatatataaaatcttgTGTTGTGTACTCATTAAATTACCAATCAAATGTTAAATTGGAAAGCTCTGAGAAGCATGTCTGGGCacctaaaaatgtaaaataaaccataaattCAACAATTGTGAAGCTAAATGTATTAGCAGCTTTGAGCCAGAATTAAGCCTCATCATGTGGTTCACAGATGCTCAGAATAGATCACTTAGTGAGACCAGGTGTGTTCGCATCCATCTCTGTTTATGTCACTGAGTAACCACTCACATTTAGCAGTGTCAATTAACAAGAAAGTGATACCTgaaattaagttaaaatataGCTGCAGAATGGATCATCtaaccttttacttttacttatcTACTGctacatttcttgtttttgtgaataaaattcTTACTGTCCAATGAGAGTAGTGTAAAGttacaaaagcaacaacaagaGGAAAGTGAATGCTAAGAAAGATTTAAAGTAGGATTAGacccaaaatgtcaaaacattaaattaaagacTCTTGCATTCAGACTTTTCTGTTGACGTTCCAGATTCATCTTACATCTTCGATGGTGGGCCTCAATTTAACCCCGACACAAGTAGGAAGTGCAAGAGTGGAAAATCAAAATGACACTGGCATTGCTTCTTTCCCTGCAGAGGCATTATGCAGATGCAGCACTATGGTTTTCTGGCTCTTAGCTTAGACATCTATGCAAATGTGGAGCAAAATGGTTGAAGTGAATTAGTCATTCATGAGTCATCCAAAGGGAATGACTCATTTGGACACGGCCACCCATACCAGTCTACGTCCCGCTTGCTGAATGACTTCCTGCATGTTTATTATATCTGActtcttttcacttttatctaatctaaaatcttttatttctcatcCTCCTTTTGTTAATCTTCACTCTGCCTcaaactgttttgatttttctttctctcattgaATCCAAAgagtatttcttctttttatcttaATATCTTCTTCTGTCTCTTTCCTCTGCTTCATTCTTCTTAATGATTTTCCTGTATTTTCCACACTTTAATTTGTTGCCTCTTTGTGCATTCATTTTTGCATAATCTTACCTCCCGTCTGTTTCCTCCTTTTTGCCtcatttgaccatttttttattccatttttccCACTGACTGATGTATTTCTGTAATCAACCCTCTTCCGTCCCCTTTCCAtcattctgctttttgtttcttccccTTCTTCCCACGTCTCCAGCTCATGCCCAGGGAGTGCATCAACTCTTTGTTTGATAACTTTACATGGACGAAGATTTCGGGATCTCCCTCTCCAGCTGGTCTGGGCCGGTCTGCTGCATGGCTACACCCTGACGTTAGCGTCTTTATcatcctgctgctcttcttcatCATGAAGGTACGTGCCTGCCTCCTAGGaaagtgtgtgagtgtttgAGTTTGGTATTTGCTGTGTTAGATATTTTGGTCTTTTATTGTTTGGTGTCTGGACACAAATTTCTACCTGTGTTGCATCTACCTCCTTGGATTTGACTGAGATTGTTTGTGTATGGTGCTGGTGCCACTTGACGTCAGCATtttcatcatcctcctcttcgtcgAGGACAATTGTTGCAGGTCACTTGTGTCTGTGATTGGGACATCTGTGTAGGGGTGTTCTAGAATGTGTTCATCTTCCACATTTTATTCTGGTCCAAGGTCAGAAATGCTGGCAAGCTTCCAGCACCTCTTGCTGTTTTATGACTTCTTAGAAGcttgttcacacacacattcacacacttcCTGTGTGATGACGATTCTAATAAGCAAAGAGATTTACTCTTTGTAACCTGAACAAGGTGCATAGATAGCAGTGAGCCATGAAGGACAGAATTTATTTTCCCTGAGGTGTATCCTGGGTCTTCCCAAAAAGTGTTTCAGGGATGTGATCCCAACCTGGAAGGAGcaatccactttttttctttttggttaaGAGCCTTTGCCTCATATTTAAGTCATTACCTgacatattgttttattttaactgtcgACTTGATCCCGTAGGTTGAAATTTTTCTTAGTAGAATGTGCGTAAAGGTACCCAACAGATGACTCAGATTCAGATTTAacatctttctttccttccctctATTTGTGTTTGGTTTATAATACCAAAGTCTGAGCAGAAATCTCCAGATGTCTCCAGCCTTAGGTACCTCTAAGACATTTCTCAGCCTACTGTTAGACTTGATATTTCTACACAGAGGTTTCCTTAATCATTAACATGTCTGAAACAAGTCTGAAAAGCATCCCTGCCAAATCTTAATTGTATCCAATGAATCTGATCTTCCTTCAAAGTTGTTTCTTAAAACTGATTCAATTGGAGTGTCTATCTGACTGGGGTTAGTGGACTATtgacagcatttttaaaaatcaccacTTCAAAAACCACAAATTATCTTGAGAGAATCATTTGCAAGTGCAATGGGATACTAGGACAACTTGGTGCCATGTAAGTACCAAaaaacttcttttgttttacatttagagTGCAGCAAACTAATGCTCTTCATTTCATAGTGTATTACATTGTTCACAATGGCAATCTGTGTGCTACAGTTTCCACTTTAGTTTCTAAAAATATGTCTTATTATCTCTGACATAAAGTgcttagctaatgctaaaactaGAATGTATGATCTCTGTATTTAAATGGCTCATTGATAATTCTGCTCATAATTTCATTGCGGTGAACTTGTGCAGatacacagcagcagcagccaatcagatctaAATTGTGCAGCAAATTTCAGtgtaaagaatgaaaaatactttgatcAGTTTAGTTAGATCAACAGTATAGTTGTACAGCCTATATGTTTATATAATGATGCCAACGAAATCAGGACATCTCTGGTTTAAACCTCCACAGCATCTTCCTTTGTTGGTGacctatattttattttactttgaaacacACTTGGACTTCTGCACTAACTTCATAGCATGTTGCTAGTACCATCTGTCAAAGGATTTGTGACACCAACGAAAGAGTGTGTGCTGACTGAcatgtctttttgtgtgtgaaactgCTTTTGTGAGTTATGTGTCTTTCTGCCTGATTGATTTTGGCTGTTGAGattaaaagagaagaaaaaaactgaacacattcTTCTCTGTCATCAGCATAAGAGCTGCCCTGTGAGAGACGTGCTAATGGGATTTTATCTTCTTCCATAGTAATTTAGTTCTCAAACACTGATGAGAGATGACACATAGAATAATATTCTGGACTGGTGAAAGGGTAATGTTATGTTTCCAAAAACTCTTTTTAAATGAGCAGGTGCTTTGGAGGTGTTCTGGTAAACCACAAATGTTTTCAcctaaatgccaaaaaaaaaaaaaaatccacctctAAGGTTGTTATTATCTCTGACGGGGATGAGAACAAAGCATATTATTATAAAAGCAGATTTGATATTACATTCAAATTAAGAGATTATTGTTTTGTAAACAATGCAATGGACATTTGAAAGCACAAGTCCAGAGGAGTTTGTTCAttcttcatttctcttttcaCCCTTTCACTGGTAAGCAGTCCACATTAAGCTGGCATGGCTGCAGCACCAGCATCTGTAGCTTCTCTGGGGCAGATGTTCATTAAGTGCCATGCTCAAGCATACCGAGGGATGATTGAATCTCCTCCCTCCCCGACCTTACATACAAAACACCACTGCAAAATCCCCATCACTGGAACTCATCAAGCTGTGGCTGAATAGGAAGGTTTTTTCCTCAActcaaatgggaaaaaaaagttaataagaAGCTCAAATTGTATGGTACTATACACTCTTGTTGCTATGCAATGTGACACCTTGGCTGCAGTCTGAATGTAAGGTGGGTAACATAATGAGAGTAAAAGAGcagttattaaaagaaaatataatgcatttttcttgtgtctCATAACCTCTCAAAATTAGCTATTCAGCTTGCCAAAACCGTGCTGCACCACATATACAAACAATTTATTCAAAACGGTTGTCAAATTTGTATTCAGTCATTTTAAGATGTGCTTCAAACTTTTTCGTTGGCAGATTATCAGTATTGTATCCCTTTCTTACATGCAGTTTTGGATGTCTGCAGTGGCCACCACCATGCCCATTCCATCTGGGGCCTTCATGCCTGTCTTCATACTCGGTGAGAAAGAAACAAGTGATTATTATTGAGTGGAAATTCTTTTTTCATTCCTCAACCATCAATCCTTTATATCTTCAGCTGCCAATAGGGGAGAGGCTGGGTCAACTCTGGTCTGGTTACCAGCTCATGAAAGGGGAACAGAGAGATAGTCATAGCAAATAACTGTTCATAAAGACCCACCTGTTAAGAATTTAAGATCATATCacattgttttctatttttgatgCCATCAGCTGTAGGAGTATCGTATTTTGCGGACTATAAACTGCTACTTTTTTCctacgctttgaaccatgcggttTATATtccggtgcggcttttctgtggatttttcttcaaccgccagggggctctttagcaggatcattggaagtcaaaattgggaaccaaagaagaaagtgctaattttcatttagaacaagcacatgctagcagcaggcacgacggataaatttcttcaaactcatatgatgcagcttttaagttgagggctatcAATCTGGCAGTGATTATAATGGTTGATAAAACTTTTGTGCTTTTGCTAGGCAAACTAAATAATCCGCTCGCCTACAATACAGTTTTACAAGTCACGCACATGAAAACAGGCCATGTGCTTTTTGTGTACCGGTAATTGAAACCTGCTACCAATGTTAATAAATGTGGTTGTAAATGTGTTAGACGTTATTAGTTATTTACTACATTAAACTAATACATCTTTATCCCACTGtgttctaaaatattaatagttcttaatttttactaattaaaagcACATTTGAAATTTCAAAAGGTGAATTCTCTATTGTACTGACTTCAACATCATATTCACCAAATTCCTACAATTGAAAAGATAGTTCAGTGTAAGCTAAGCAACTAAAGGTAAGTTAAGCAAAAAAACTTCATGTTCTTCCTTGTTGTTTTATGCATCCTTAAATCTAGCTCAGTACCtctttaaaacatgcagatgcATACCCTATTTGCTCCCTTCACATTAAAATTAGACATAAACTTCAAATAGATCAAAAGTTGTTTTCAAAGATAGCCCCTGGGCAGAAATACATTATTTGGTCAGAGAGCCTCAAGTGAAGAACTTTGAAGTGGTAGCCTAATTTCTAAGCGCTGCCTCTACATTAAACTTACTGCACTGTCTCGCTGTATTACTGGAACTTGATGTGGCTGCGTGACCTAGTTGAAGAAATTGTATTTGTCCTCTCTCATGCCTCCTCTACcaactgtatatatatatatttcatctAATTACTCTTCAGTGTGCGTAACGGAAaagttttgtgtctgtgttgtgTAATGGACTGGTACCCTCTCCTGGGTTTACCCTGGCTTTCACCCATTGACCACTGGAGATGAGCCTCAGCCTCCTAATTCAACAACACTGAACAGAATTAAGTGCACATAAGAAGTAGATGAATGTTTAATTCATAGACATACTGTAGAAAAGCTCTAGATGTTTGAGTGTCTACTGTTGAATATGTATTCATTTTCACCATGTGCTCCTTTTTTAGGAGCTGCATTTGGTAGGCTGGTCGGTGAAGTCATGGCAACCCTGTTTCCTCATGGGATTGTGTTTGATGGCATTCTGTACCGCATCATTCCAGGGGGTTACGCAGTCATCGGTTAGTATGTAGTTTCTTTACTCATCTCTTCTTGCTCTGTTTTGTGTTATTGCTTTTGTCACGCTTGCtgatatttcaaaaacatcacTATCTGCAGCGGTTATTGATTTTGCATCATTAAAATCCATATTCATTAAGTTCTGCTACCAAACTGTCCATTTCTGATGGACGTCGTGCAGACGTCTctttatggatttctttttcaCTGCATCCTGCCAACTTCATGCgtacaatgatttaaaaaagtgCCAAGTATATCTTTCTTGTCAACTTCTCTTCCACTTCTTGTCAAACTTGCTGGTCCTCCAGTCGTCACTTGCTGTCAACTCATCTTCCTGCCCTCCTGCCCACCTAATCCTCCTCACCTCCCCCAACTTTCACCGTTTGTTGTCTCTCCCCCTCCTGCTCCCCTCATCCTTTCTTTTAGAACCTCTTGTTGCTTTGCTTTGACAGTTAAATGTCACAGTAGGTTTGCTCTGCAGTGCTCACCTCAGCAGCTGACTCAGAAATGTGACCTCCCTTCAGTCTCTATCCTGCTGCATGGAAAGGCCATCTCTCCTCTTTGTTCATTGATCTCTCTAACCAGTTTTCTtctgatctctttttttccatttccatgaAATCATTTTCACAAATACTGTTTGTGAGAATCTGTATTTTTATACAGTCACCACTACCTTAATATCTTTATTGGTCTGTGTCCTGACTTGTTTAAGTCCcttaatttacttttagttATATCTTCAGTCTTTATGTTATGTTGCATTACTGTTCCTTTGCTCTGTGTCCCATACGTCTGTTCTTTGTCCACCCTATGTCTCTGACAGGTGCAGCAGCATTGACCGGAGCTGTGACTCATACTGTGTCTACGGCCGTTATCTGCTTTGAGCTGACAGGACAGATTTCCCACATACTCCCCATGATGGTGGCTGTAATCCTAGCCAACATGGTGGCCCAGGGCCTGCAACCTTCCCTGTATGACTCTATCATCCAGGTCAAGAAGCTACCATACCTGCCAGAGCTTGGCTTTGGACACATGAGGTTTGTGTTATTTGCATagagatttaattaaaacttctaTCATGGTTTTATGTATTCTCAAAGATGTGTTGGAAAgactagaaaatgtttttggtaaattataaatctgagaaaatgagCACCACATTTGGGGATCCCCAAAGGTCTGTTCTTgggacagttttattttatctttatgttcTCTTGTGGAGTTACACAACACTTTTTACTTGTATGCTGATTACAAGtagttttaaaatgcaagaCAACAGTCAATAAGTAAGTTTGTTCATAACATTAACAActacacaattttaaaaatcttgttaATGGTCATTGAGACTTTTGA from Gambusia affinis linkage group LG14, SWU_Gaff_1.0, whole genome shotgun sequence includes the following:
- the LOC122843128 gene encoding chloride channel protein 1-like isoform X1, whose protein sequence is MAADASDRKALRYKQTLLYGEYQENQGGSGRREATRLLTERQIKKHGNHHHHHGHERTQHGHGRHSHGYQHGNHSRQKTRFQPNVESEATDEQMADNEFTSMRKMRSFSKCRDCIAQVQRFLVTRLGEDWIFLVLLGITMALVSWTMDYASAKSLQAYKWIYKELKGNIPLQYLAWVSYPLIFILFSSLFCHLVSPQAIGSGIPELKTILRGVVLKEYLTLKAFIAKVIGLTAALGSGMPVGKEGPFVHIASICAAVLSRFMSFFSGVYQNPYCYTDILTVGCAVGVGCCFGTPLGGVLFSIEVTSTYFAVRNYWRGYFAATFSAFIFRVLSVFNKDAVTITALFRTNFRMDFPFDLQELPAFAIIGIACGFFGAFFVYLNRQVVLFMRRPNAMTRFLIKHRLIFPATVTLVIATLTFPPGFGQFMAGELMPRECINSLFDNFTWTKISGSPSPAGLGRSAAWLHPDVSVFIILLLFFIMKFWMSAVATTMPIPSGAFMPVFILGAAFGRLVGEVMATLFPHGIVFDGILYRIIPGGYAVIGAAALTGAVTHTVSTAVICFELTGQISHILPMMVAVILANMVAQGLQPSLYDSIIQVKKLPYLPELGFGHMSQYNIFVEDIMVRKVKFISSQSTYREVKHLLDSFSLKTIPLVDSKDSMILLGSIDRVELLALCDWWLSPERRLLMEGPSLQEQNPCPKSSWESFAFVDEEEDEERNKGSPVQEERNGPVPPPKPQDPSSIHTAPATEKGPLQSVRRTLRNLFTSKSRQSEKELQEPCPPPLSDTMTSDEIKAWEEAEMDKPMEIDEIRIDPSPFQLVERTSLHKTHTLFSLLGLSHAYVTSIGKLVGVVALKELQKAIEGSTRSGVRLRPPLASFRDISKHKSVPKPPPSSSSAPSSPISTSPPLSQIIPEPPLSLTPDHNQHHNNHHHNHHEQETEVWIEGVPKEVEGCSNSIRRSSTSTSGSGSRSCSYNSNLTLHPPSSPPPAPPSTTPPPSPSSSIPLSTLRPSQRLLQVVEDSDDEPMV
- the LOC122843128 gene encoding chloride channel protein 1-like isoform X2, whose product is MADNEFTSMRKMRSFSKCRDCIAQVQRFLVTRLGEDWIFLVLLGITMALVSWTMDYASAKSLQAYKWIYKELKGNIPLQYLAWVSYPLIFILFSSLFCHLVSPQAIGSGIPELKTILRGVVLKEYLTLKAFIAKVIGLTAALGSGMPVGKEGPFVHIASICAAVLSRFMSFFSGVYQNPYCYTDILTVGCAVGVGCCFGTPLGGVLFSIEVTSTYFAVRNYWRGYFAATFSAFIFRVLSVFNKDAVTITALFRTNFRMDFPFDLQELPAFAIIGIACGFFGAFFVYLNRQVVLFMRRPNAMTRFLIKHRLIFPATVTLVIATLTFPPGFGQFMAGELMPRECINSLFDNFTWTKISGSPSPAGLGRSAAWLHPDVSVFIILLLFFIMKFWMSAVATTMPIPSGAFMPVFILGAAFGRLVGEVMATLFPHGIVFDGILYRIIPGGYAVIGAAALTGAVTHTVSTAVICFELTGQISHILPMMVAVILANMVAQGLQPSLYDSIIQVKKLPYLPELGFGHMSQYNIFVEDIMVRKVKFISSQSTYREVKHLLDSFSLKTIPLVDSKDSMILLGSIDRVELLALCDWWLSPERRLLMEGPSLQEQNPCPKSSWESFAFVDEEEDEERNKGSPVQEERNGPVPPPKPQDPSSIHTAPATEKGPLQSVRRTLRNLFTSKSRQSEKELQEPCPPPLSDTMTSDEIKAWEEAEMDKPMEIDEIRIDPSPFQLVERTSLHKTHTLFSLLGLSHAYVTSIGKLVGVVALKELQKAIEGSTRSGVRLRPPLASFRDISKHKSVPKPPPSSSSAPSSPISTSPPLSQIIPEPPLSLTPDHNQHHNNHHHNHHEQETEVWIEGVPKEVEGCSNSIRRSSTSTSGSGSRSCSYNSNLTLHPPSSPPPAPPSTTPPPSPSSSIPLSTLRPSQRLLQVVEDSDDEPMV